Below is a genomic region from Ammonifex degensii KC4.
TCATGAAGTCGTTGAGGCGTCGGAGTCCGTCTTTAGTAAAAATTCCCGAGAGGATAGGCTTGTCCTTGAGTTCTGCGAAGGGACCGGTGAGATCGGTAAGAAAAAGCCCCACACCAGAACCGTCATGCCCTTCCCGCATGACATCTAACGCCCTGAGGGCCAGCATGGGAGACTGAGGTTCGTCGCTAGTCACGCAAAAAAGCCGGCACACCCTACTCACCTCTCGCCAAGGGTAATAAATATTATAGCACTTCATGTCGCCTGAAGGTTGGCTGATTGCAAAAGAAAGTTTTTCGTGAAGTCTTTAAAGACGAGAAGTCGGCGTGGTATTATTTATTGGAAATGCGGGCGGAAGGTCGGCTATTTGAAGTTAAAAAATTAATTCTTTAGAAGTTGGGAGGAAGGCTTGAGGCATGGAAGAGCTCATGAAAAGAGAAGAGGTTCTACGTCGGGCCAGGGAGGAAGGGGTTAAGTTCATAAGGCTCCAGTTCACGGACATACTTGGGGTTCTTAAGAACGTAGCTATTCCTATCGACCAACTGGAAAAAGCTTTGAACGGGGAACTCATGTTTGACGGCTCATCTATCGAAGGCTTCGTGCGGATAGAAGAGTCGGACATGTACCTCCGTCCTGACCCCCGCACCTTTGTTATCCTGCCCTGGCGACCGCGGGAAGGGGCGGTAGCGCGGCTTATCTGCGACGTTTACAATCCCGACGGTACTCCTTTCCTGGGCGATCCCCGCTACGCTTTGAAGCGGGTACTGGAAGAGGCAGCAGAGCTGGGCTACACCTGCAACGCTGGGCCGGAGCTGGAGTTCTTCCTCTTTCACCTGGACGAGAAAGGGCAGCCCACCACCATCACCCACGATCAAGCCAGCTACTTCGATCTCAGCCCCATCGATCTGGGGGAGGAAGCGCGCCGGGAGATAATCCTGACCCTGGAGAAGATGGGCTTTGAAATCGAGGCTTCGCACCACGAGGTGGCACCAGGGCAGCACGAGATCGACTTCAAGTACTCAGATGCTTTAGACGTGGCCGACAAGATCATGACCTTTAAGATGGTGGTGCGGGTGATTGCCCAGCGCCACGGTCTGCACGCCACCTTTATGCCCAAGCCCCTTTATGGTGTTAACGGGTCGGGCATGCACACTAACCTGTCCCTCTCCCGCAACGGTGAGAACGCCTTTTACGATCCGGATAGGCCCTTGCAGCTGAGCGAGGTGGCCTACTACTTTATTGGTGGCATAATCAAACACATCAAGGCTATAACGGCGGTGACCAATCCTACGGTCAACTCCTACAAGCGCCTAGTACCCGGGTATGAGGCGCCGGTTTATATCGCCTGGTCTTGCCGTAACCGCAGCCCGCTCATAAGGATTCCGGCTAAGCGCGGCCCCTCCACCCGCATAGAGCTGCGCAGCCCCGATCCTTCCTGCAATCCCTACCTCGCCCTGGCGGCCATCATCAAGGCCGGACTCGACGGAATAAAGAACAAGATCGAGCCACCGCCGCCGGTGGACAGAAATATCTACGAGTTGAGTGCTGAAGAGCGCAAGGCTCTGGGAATCGACTGCCTGCCTGGATCCCTCATTGAAGCCTTGCAAGAGTTGGAAAAAGACGAGGTGATCAAGGAAGCCCTCGGGCCCCACATTTACGAGAAGTTCATGGAGGCGAAGCTCAAGGAGTGGCACGAGTACTCCACACGTGTGCACCCTTGGGAGATCGAAACCTACCTGGTGCGCTACTAAACTTAGGGGGCTTTGAGCCCCCTAGGTTATTGACTTTATTATAACGAAAAGCTAACCTACTCATGAAAGAATTTTAAGTAGGGGAGGGTTACAACATGCCCGATTACGAGTCCTTGTGGAGCGAGTTGGGGATTGACCTAAAGCCTCATGCCGAGTTGCTCGAGGCCCTGTTACCTCTCTACCAGGAAGTTTACCTTTCTCAGAAAAACCGCCCCCGGGGCATGGAGTATTTCGATTTCGTCGTCGGCGAAATTCACGGCCTGCGGGTGCAGGAACTTAACGACTTCCGCCGGCAGGGCGGCAAAGTGGTGGGGACCTTCTGCATCTACGTGCCGGAGGAACTCGTGCTGGCGGCTGGGGGAGTCTATGTCGGCCTTTGTGCCGGGGTGGAGGTGGGTACGGCGCAGGTGGAAGCCGTGCTTCCTCGCAACATCTGCCCCTTAATCAAGTCCTTCATGGGCTTCAAGCTTGCCCGTCTCTGCCCCTACTTCGAGTCCTGCGATCTTTTGGTCGGGGAGACCACCTGTGACGGCAAAAAGAAAACTTTCGAGATTCTGGCCGACTACGCTCCCGTCCACGTGATGGAGGTACCTCAGAAGAAGGAAGCGCCGGATCAGGAACTCTGGTTAGCGGAAATAAATAAGCTGGTAGCCCGGCTGGAAGAGCTTACCGGCAAGAAGGTGACTTATGAGAGCCTGCGGGAGGCTATACGGCAGCTCAACGCCAAGCGAAGGGCGCTTAGGCGTCTGGCCGAGCTACGCCGGGCCGACCCGCCGCCCATAAGCGGACTGGACGCCCTGCTCATTTTCCAGATCGCCTTTTATGACGACGTGGAGCGGTTCACGGAAAAGGTCAACGCCCTCTGCGATGAACTGGAGGAGAGGGTACGTCAGGGTGTGGGAGTGGTTCCGCCCGGAACCCCGCGGCTTCTGGTGACCGGCACCCCCATGGCCATACCCAACTGGAAACTGCCCCATCTCGCAGAGACCAGCGGGGCGGTAATCGTGGCTGAGGAGCTTTGCACTGGATACCGTTACTTCCAGAATCTTACCGAGGAAGAAGGTGGTTCTCTGGAGGAGCTCTTAGTCAACGTGGCCAGGCGGCATCTGGCTCCCCACTGTGCCTGTTTCACTCCCAACGGCGGGCGCTTGGAAGACATCGAGAGGTTAATCCAGGAGTACCGAGTGGACGGGGTGATAAGCTATGTCCTTTCCTTCTGCGATCCCTACGCGGTGGAGCACTACCAGGTAGAAAAGTTCTTGAAGGCCAAAGGAGTACCGGTGCTGAAGGTGGAGACCGACTACAGCATGCAGGATGCTGGACAGCTCAAGACCCGCATAGAGGCTTTTGTGGAGATGCTCAGGCAGAAAACTTAATCCGGCAGGATCTTAGCTTTTAAAGCCCTGGAGATTTCTTCCGTGAATCTTCCCGGCCGGCCCGTGCCTACGGGTCGGCCTTCGACTTTCACCAGCGGCATTACCAGCATCAAAGAGTTGGTGAGGAAAGCCTCTTCCGCTTCTAGGAGCTCCGCCGAAGTCACCGGACGCTCTTCGGCCTTACAGCCCAGCTCCCGGCAAATCTCTATCACTTTCTGGCGAATGATGCCCGGCAGCACCCCCTGGTCCAGCGAGGGAGTAATCACCTTGCCCTTCTTTACGAGGAACACATTGCTGCGGCTTCCTTCGGCCACCAGGCCGCTGGTGTTGAGAAGGAGTGCTTCCTCCCATCCCCTTTCCCTGGCCTCCCTCCAGGCCAGCAGGTTTTCCAGATAGTTGCTGGTTTTAAACTGGGTGAGGGGAGAGTGTTCGTTGCGCCTGACTTTAGACCAGCCGGCACCAAACCGTTCCTCCCACGCTAGGTTATGCTAGGTAAGACTGCGGGATCCAGGAGTCTGATCAGTGCATTAAAGTTGGCCACAAAGACACTTTTGATATATCCCAGCGTGGTAAAGGTCATCGCCCTGGGGGCTCCCTGCGACGGGAACGGCTCCGCCGCGGCCTGACAGACCGTGTAGGTCAGCGGCCTTTTAAGCTTAAAGCCCGTCCTCCCGACGTTGAGGCTCCCCACGTAGTCCCGGTCGGCACTGTACCCGCAGGAAGGACAGACAAACCAGGAACCGGAGTCCTTCTCCTCAGGCTCCCCCGGCGACTTGACGCGCTTGCCCCTCTTCAGGCACCTGGGGCAGACGGTGCTCGTGCCGCCCGGAGGGACCGGTACGACCCTGATCCCCAAAAGCCGCGCTTTGTACCTCAGGAGCCTGAAGAGGAGCCCCCTCACCGTGGTGGTCACCCACCAGTTGAGATCCTTCGACCTCCCCTTCTCCCCACGCAGGGTGAGGAGCCACTCGACAAAGACGTACCGGCAGCCGAAGGCCCCGGCTAAGAGCACCAAGAGGCTTGACACCTGGTGGGCGAGCTGGTGCTGTATCCGGTGGTACTTCTGCCAGGCGGAGGCCATCATCCGGTTGTACTTCTTCCACTCCGGGCTTTTCTTTTCATACCGGTCGCGTATCTTCTGCAGCCGGCTTATCTCTTCCCGGATGCGGAAGAGCTTGTCTTTTAAGGCCTGCCAGAAGACGAAGAAGGGAGGGGTGAGCTGTCCTTTCTTCGAGACCACGGTGCCGGTCACGAGCTTCCTCAGGCCCCAGTCGACCCCCAGCGCCCGGTCTCCCTCACCTGAAGGCTCATCTTCCGGCACCTCCACCTTGATATCAAGAAGAGCGATGAGCTTGCCCGAAGGCTTGACCTTGAGCCTCAGGTCGGGGGCACAGAGCTTCCCTCCCTGAGCCAGCTTCTCCCGGAGCTCTTCCGGCAGTTCGGCCTCGAACGAGAACCATTGCCAGTCTTCTTCCTTCCTGGGCTCAGGGCAGGTAGGAAGCTTCACTTTACCCCGCAGGACTCTCCCGTCGCACTCGTACCTTATCACCTGCCCTTTCTCGGGACCGTCGTCCGGGGAAGTCGTGAAGGTGAACTTTTTAGGCTCGGGCTTTTTCTGGAGATCGAAGAAGTTCTCAGGGAGCTTCCCGTGCTCGGCGTAGAAATTGGCTATAGCTTCGGCCACGTTGAAGAGGTACCCGAACTTCTCCCCTTCCCCCTCTTTTTTCAGCAGGCCGTAGAGCTCCCTTGCGGCGTCTTTAGCCTTGCCGTTGAAGTGAGGCAAGAGAAGCTCAAAGAGGCGTTTTCTCTCGGCCATGGAGCGCAGGACGCGCCCTGCCGACTCCAGGATGCAGCGCCACGCGCGGCTGGGGATGTAGACGTCCTGCGGACGGGAAAGCTGTGTGCCTAAAAGCTTCCACGCCTTGCCGGGGGAAGAGGCCACGGCTTCCAGGCCTTCGGGCGACCAGTACGTCGCCAGCACCTGCTCCTGGACTTTGAGTCCCAGGGCGGTGAGGTTCTTCAAGGGCCCGACCAGTTCGTCAGGGAGTCTCAGGCCGGTCGTCAGTATCAAGGCGGGAGAGTGCCTCCTTCACCTCGTTCTTAAGCTTTTTTACCTTGTGTGACCTGTGCCCGTAGAGCTTGCCCGCGAAAGAGGTGACTATGGCGAGGAAGTCTTCCACCAGCTCCTGCCGGAGGCTTTTGTCTTCTTCACGGTTGAGCACGAGCACTTCGACACCGAAGCTCGAGAAGTACTCTTCCAGGTACTCGAAGCCGAAGCGCGTCAGCCTGTCGGGATAGGTGACGGCAATGGCGCGTATCTTTCTCTCCCGGGCCAGTTCCATGGCCTTCCTCAGACCCCTGCGGGAAGTCGAAAGGCCGGAACCGACGTCGGTCAGGACCACCACGTTAGAGAATTTGGGGCCGTACGCTTCCCTCAATACCTCTACTTGCCGCTGGAGGTTCGCCTTTTGGTCGTGGCCTGATACCCGGGCGTAAAGCACCACGACGTCCGGGTTGGCTTCTCCTAAGAGGCGGCGGATTTCTTCTTCGGGGAAGCGGCGCTCTCGCCCGAGCCAGACGGCTTTGATCTTTCCTTCCCTTTCCCAGCGGCGCAGGGTGTCTTTGTGAACGCCGAGCAGGACTGCCGCTTCGGCAATCCGGTACATGCGCTTCTTATGGTACCTCAGCATTTCCAACGATCACCAGTGATAGTATAGCAAAGCGATTAGCTGTTAGCAACCCTTTCTGGTAGTCCTGAGGGGAGTGACTTCCTCCCTACCCCTTTAGGGGTGGGGAGGAAGTCACGGGGCGTGTCTCCACCCGCCCATTGCGCACCTGGAGAAACCTTTCTGGTGAAGCGGGGACTATCTGCCATTCTCCCAGGTTCAGGTAAGCGGCCATGGGGGCAGGGTTGATCTCACGCAAGCGTAGGTAGACCTCCCAGGAGTCGAAAAGGCGGGGGAGGGAGAAACGCTGCGATAGGTTGACCTGAAAGATATCCCCGGCGGCTATGTACTCCTTGGCCCTTGTTACTGCTTCACAGTAGCTGGAGGCGTCGAAGTGGGCGTACAAAGGGCACTCTTGGGCCGGTAGAGGACGGGGAGGAGGTAAGGGGGTAATATTGCGAATTAATTCACTAAGCTCGGCGGCGCGGGCCAAGGCGCGCTTTTGGGCTTGGCAAGGTTCTTTCTCTGGTAGCCCGGTGGCTACCAGGAAAACTTCTCGGCTGAGTTCGTCCACCACTAAGGCGGTATCGTAGAAGCCCAGGTAAAAATCGGGGGTAGAAAGATCATCTAGTGCTCTAGAAGGTATTCTTTCCAGTTGCCGGCCCAGGTCGTAGCTTATAAAACCCGCTGCTCCGCCGCAGAAGGGGAGTGGGCAGCCGGAAGGATACTGATAGTGCCGCAGCAAGTCTCGCAAAAGCTCCAGGGGATCTCCTTCTTCCGTCCACTCCCTCTCTTCTTCGTCCCTCAAGACCAGTTTTTGCCCCTTGGCCTGAACCTGCAGAAAAGGCTTAGTCATTA
It encodes:
- the glnA gene encoding type I glutamate--ammonia ligase, whose protein sequence is MEELMKREEVLRRAREEGVKFIRLQFTDILGVLKNVAIPIDQLEKALNGELMFDGSSIEGFVRIEESDMYLRPDPRTFVILPWRPREGAVARLICDVYNPDGTPFLGDPRYALKRVLEEAAELGYTCNAGPELEFFLFHLDEKGQPTTITHDQASYFDLSPIDLGEEARREIILTLEKMGFEIEASHHEVAPGQHEIDFKYSDALDVADKIMTFKMVVRVIAQRHGLHATFMPKPLYGVNGSGMHTNLSLSRNGENAFYDPDRPLQLSEVAYYFIGGIIKHIKAITAVTNPTVNSYKRLVPGYEAPVYIAWSCRNRSPLIRIPAKRGPSTRIELRSPDPSCNPYLALAAIIKAGLDGIKNKIEPPPPVDRNIYELSAEERKALGIDCLPGSLIEALQELEKDEVIKEALGPHIYEKFMEAKLKEWHEYSTRVHPWEIETYLVRY
- a CDS encoding double-cubane-cluster-containing anaerobic reductase; this encodes MPDYESLWSELGIDLKPHAELLEALLPLYQEVYLSQKNRPRGMEYFDFVVGEIHGLRVQELNDFRRQGGKVVGTFCIYVPEELVLAAGGVYVGLCAGVEVGTAQVEAVLPRNICPLIKSFMGFKLARLCPYFESCDLLVGETTCDGKKKTFEILADYAPVHVMEVPQKKEAPDQELWLAEINKLVARLEELTGKKVTYESLREAIRQLNAKRRALRRLAELRRADPPPISGLDALLIFQIAFYDDVERFTEKVNALCDELEERVRQGVGVVPPGTPRLLVTGTPMAIPNWKLPHLAETSGAVIVAEELCTGYRYFQNLTEEEGGSLEELLVNVARRHLAPHCACFTPNGGRLEDIERLIQEYRVDGVISYVLSFCDPYAVEHYQVEKFLKAKGVPVLKVETDYSMQDAGQLKTRIEAFVEMLRQKT
- a CDS encoding RNA-guided endonuclease InsQ/TnpB family protein; translation: MILTTGLRLPDELVGPLKNLTALGLKVQEQVLATYWSPEGLEAVASSPGKAWKLLGTQLSRPQDVYIPSRAWRCILESAGRVLRSMAERKRLFELLLPHFNGKAKDAARELYGLLKKEGEGEKFGYLFNVAEAIANFYAEHGKLPENFFDLQKKPEPKKFTFTTSPDDGPEKGQVIRYECDGRVLRGKVKLPTCPEPRKEEDWQWFSFEAELPEELREKLAQGGKLCAPDLRLKVKPSGKLIALLDIKVEVPEDEPSGEGDRALGVDWGLRKLVTGTVVSKKGQLTPPFFVFWQALKDKLFRIREEISRLQKIRDRYEKKSPEWKKYNRMMASAWQKYHRIQHQLAHQVSSLLVLLAGAFGCRYVFVEWLLTLRGEKGRSKDLNWWVTTTVRGLLFRLLRYKARLLGIRVVPVPPGGTSTVCPRCLKRGKRVKSPGEPEEKDSGSWFVCPSCGYSADRDYVGSLNVGRTGFKLKRPLTYTVCQAAAEPFPSQGAPRAMTFTTLGYIKSVFVANFNALIRLLDPAVLPSIT
- a CDS encoding IS607 family transposase produces the protein MLRYHKKRMYRIAEAAVLLGVHKDTLRRWEREGKIKAVWLGRERRFPEEEIRRLLGEANPDVVVLYARVSGHDQKANLQRQVEVLREAYGPKFSNVVVLTDVGSGLSTSRRGLRKAMELARERKIRAIAVTYPDRLTRFGFEYLEEYFSSFGVEVLVLNREEDKSLRQELVEDFLAIVTSFAGKLYGHRSHKVKKLKNEVKEALSRLDTDDRPETP
- a CDS encoding chorismate-binding protein produces the protein MPVKARGAEIFAPLVHLPMSILLESALVVPGFSRYSFIMTKPFLQVQAKGQKLVLRDEEEREWTEEGDPLELLRDLLRHYQYPSGCPLPFCGGAAGFISYDLGRQLERIPSRALDDLSTPDFYLGFYDTALVVDELSREVFLVATGLPEKEPCQAQKRALARAAELSELIRNITPLPPPRPLPAQECPLYAHFDASSYCEAVTRAKEYIAAGDIFQVNLSQRFSLPRLFDSWEVYLRLREINPAPMAAYLNLGEWQIVPASPERFLQVRNGRVETRPVTSSPPLKG